The Leptospira harrisiae genome segment CTGGGCTTGATCCAAACGAAAAAAATTATAATTTATTTTTTACAAAATCAGATGCATCTCTTTCTCCAGCACACGGTAAAGTTGTTCGTCCAAGTCATATCAAGTTACTTGATTACGAAATTGAACTCGGTTTGGTATTTGGAAAATCGATCAACCAACCTTTGGAAATAAATTCTTCTAATATTTCTGAGTATGTTTCTGCAATATTTATGGCCAATGATATTTCTGCAAGGGATGTTCAGCTTCCACAAATGCAATGGTACAAGGGAAAATCTTATCGTAGCTTTTTACCAGCTGGTCCAATTCTTGCTGTATTAGACCAAAGTGATTTTTCCTTATTGGATAACTTGGAACTAACATTGTTAGTAAACGATAGAATTAGGCAACATGATACCATTGCTGGATTGGTATACAAACCATCGGAAACAATCCAAGAGTTATCCCATTTTTGTGATATAAACCCAGGTGATATTTTATTAACAGGAACTCCATCTGGATGTGCACTTAGAGCACCAGGTAAACTATTACAAAAAATTGCTGCCTTACTTCCTGAAAAAAAGAAATGGGACTTATTTGTAAAAGGACAATTGAAACGAACTGAATACTTACAACCAGGTGATACCATTCGTTCTTCGATACGAACTGCTGATCGTAGAATTGATTTGGGAGACCAAGAACTTATAGTAGTTAATGAGTATGAAAATAACAAATAATCAAAAAAAGAATTTTTGGAAAAACAAAGTAGTTTGGATCACGGGAGCTTCGTCAGGGATCGGAGAGGCATTGGTTCATGAATTGAAGGACTCAGGTGTAAATCTTGTTCTTTCTGCACGACGAAAGTCAGAATTGGAGAGAGTAAAAAGCCAATCAGAATTGTCAGACGAGAATTGTTTAATTTTACCTCTGGATTTAGAAAAATATGCTACGTTAGGAGAATTTCCGGAATTTGTACTTCAAAAATTTGGACGTATTGATGTGTTAATTAATAATGGAGGTATCAGCCAACGTTCGTTAGCTCATGAGACAAGTTTATCAACATACCGATCACTAATAAATATAAATTTCTTTGGTAATATTGCACTTTCTCTGGCTTTGTTACCTTATTTTAGACAACAAAAGGTTGGACATATCGTTAGTGTCGCGAGCATTGCAGGAAAATTTGGTGTTCCGTTTCGTACAGGATATTCCTCTTCAAAATTTGCGCTGACTGGTTTTTATGAAGCACTTCGTGCAGAAAATATAAATCATAACATAGAAATTACCTTAGTATATCCAGGATTTATAAAAACGAATATTTCAGAAAACGCATATTCTGGCGATGGTTCTAAACATGGGAAGCTTGATCCTGGGATTCAGGAAGGAATCGATTCTCGCGTTTGCGCAAAACAAATCATATCAGCTATTGAAGATGGAAGGTTGGAAGTTGTGATTGCCCGTCCAAAAGAAAAATTTGCCATCTTTTTACATAAATACTTTCCAAGTTTGTTTGCTAAATTGATTCCTAAGGCAAAAGTTGTCTAGTTGTAAGTAGAGCGCATTATGGTTGTTTTGCGTTTGTAAACTTTTCACATCCACTCCATTCCCAAGCTTTTTGTTTTAGCTTTTTTTCGTTTTCGCTACCTGAAGTGATAACGTTTTGTGCAACTGATATGCCGCTTCGCTCTAATCCAAAAGCAAGATGGCGTAGTTCTTTTGGATATTTTCCGAGGGGCAAAAATAAATAGGTTACCCAAAATAGAAAGGAGGGGCCTACAGGATCGAATCGATCCTTTTCATAAATACCGGTTCGTTTATGAATACGCCATTTCCCATCCTCACTCAATTCAAATTGATCATAAAACCGAGTGTAAGAAGTTACATCTAGTTCGATTGGTCCCGCATAACTTCGAACCATAATCATCACATCTGCTTCACTCAAGGCACGGTTTCCACAAATGGTGATCCTAGGCGATGAGATCCAATGTTTTGTCGGTGGCGTTCCACTATCTACCATTAGGCGAGATTTTTCTATAAAATTTTTTACAGTTCCATCAAACCAACTGATGGAGATCGTTGCATCTTTATGGAAAAGGTCTTCTAATTCTTCCCACCGAGCTGAGTCTCGAAAAGCAAAAGAAGAAACATTGGAGGCAATTTCTAATTTTGTTTTGGTTTCAGAAATATGTAAATTCTCTGGAATTGAAGGACTAGTAGAAAACAATATTAAACATAATATTGTATTAATCTTGAAACTGTTATTTTTATGGTTAATATTGTTTTTCACGTTTGTTATACCGTTTGCAAAATTACTGCGTGTTCAATTCATAATGGAATCCATCATCGGCTATGATCACTTCCCCTTTGTAAACATCAGAAACCCCCTCTAAAAACATTGGAACGGTAATGAAGGTTCTGGCAAGATAAGGTCCGAGCGTAGGAGTGATATGGGTATAAACTAATGTTTTAACATTTGCTTTCTGTGCTATCTCAGCAGCATCCAACGGAGTGGAATGATAATCCATAACACGGACTGCCGTTGTAGCTGCAATTTGCATCGAAGTATCATCTGGATATTGATCTGTGACTTCTAGAAATTTATTTAAAATTCTTTTATTTATAGCTTCGTGAACGAGGATGTCGGCATTTTCTGAGAAGTACTCAAGATTTTCACTTTTTCTTGTATCACCACTGATAACAATTGACTTCCCTTTGTGCTGAATCAAATAGCCAAATGCAGGTTCTACTGGAGAATGTGATACTGTAAAACAATATACTTTTAGCCCATTCAATCCTTCGAATAACAGTAGCTTTACTTTTTCTTTAGGGGTCAAAATTTCTTTTCCTATTGCTTTTGCATATGAAATTGAGGAGATTCCATCTCCATTTTTGTGACGATATGCTGCATCAAAGGACATAAATTGATTGAAACCATCTACAA includes the following:
- a CDS encoding fumarylacetoacetate hydrolase family protein, whose translation is MATNYIRFEKDKKVDWAKWENGKIFSLFTGDLSTKEFLEFVKTKPTIPDSSAYTLADISILSPITAPCQIICQGANYKQHLIESGLDPNEKNYNLFFTKSDASLSPAHGKVVRPSHIKLLDYEIELGLVFGKSINQPLEINSSNISEYVSAIFMANDISARDVQLPQMQWYKGKSYRSFLPAGPILAVLDQSDFSLLDNLELTLLVNDRIRQHDTIAGLVYKPSETIQELSHFCDINPGDILLTGTPSGCALRAPGKLLQKIAALLPEKKKWDLFVKGQLKRTEYLQPGDTIRSSIRTADRRIDLGDQELIVVNEYENNK
- a CDS encoding SDR family oxidoreductase, which produces MKITNNQKKNFWKNKVVWITGASSGIGEALVHELKDSGVNLVLSARRKSELERVKSQSELSDENCLILPLDLEKYATLGEFPEFVLQKFGRIDVLINNGGISQRSLAHETSLSTYRSLININFFGNIALSLALLPYFRQQKVGHIVSVASIAGKFGVPFRTGYSSSKFALTGFYEALRAENINHNIEITLVYPGFIKTNISENAYSGDGSKHGKLDPGIQEGIDSRVCAKQIISAIEDGRLEVVIARPKEKFAIFLHKYFPSLFAKLIPKAKVV
- a CDS encoding nuclear transport factor 2 family protein; the protein is MFSTSPSIPENLHISETKTKLEIASNVSSFAFRDSARWEELEDLFHKDATISISWFDGTVKNFIEKSRLMVDSGTPPTKHWISSPRITICGNRALSEADVMIMVRSYAGPIELDVTSYTRFYDQFELSEDGKWRIHKRTGIYEKDRFDPVGPSFLFWVTYLFLPLGKYPKELRHLAFGLERSGISVAQNVITSGSENEKKLKQKAWEWSGCEKFTNAKQP
- a CDS encoding MBL fold metallo-hydrolase, whose protein sequence is MLFLQKYTPKLVLGFLYLLTSSCSFHKSYFADHLVKKQIIKNTAEHSERKWLSDGKIHLITIGTGSPRADEKRMQTSTAIITDGNFLIFDAGSGTSIAAERQHLPIDKMNAIFLTHFHSDHIADVPMMVNSSWRLGRRHNLPVLGPEGTIKVVDGFNQFMSFDAAYRHKNGDGISSISYAKAIGKEILTPKEKVKLLLFEGLNGLKVYCFTVSHSPVEPAFGYLIQHKGKSIVISGDTRKSENLEYFSENADILVHEAINKRILNKFLEVTDQYPDDTSMQIAATTAVRVMDYHSTPLDAAEIAQKANVKTLVYTHITPTLGPYLARTFITVPMFLEGVSDVYKGEVIIADDGFHYELNTQ